Within the Leisingera thetidis genome, the region CGCCGCGCCGCGGGCCGATGGCGATGTTGAAGATCATCAGGAACAGCGCCGCCGTCATCAGCGGCGCCAGCAGGGTCTGGGTCCAGACCGCCAGGAACCGCTTCACCTCGCGCCAGGCCAGCGCCCGCAGTCCCAGCCAGTTCACCCGCCCGAACCGCCGCGCGCCCAATTCCACCTGATACCCCTGATCCGCCATGCTGCCCCCGTTTTCCGCTGCTTTGCCTGCATAACGGCTGCGGCATGGGGCGCAAGATGCCTTGTAACTCCGCCCGCAGTGATTAAAATAGAGCGATCATACGGATTAGGATGGCGGCCGCAGAAACCCTGGGGCCGCTATTAGCTTGGAAAGGCAACATATGTCCTGGACAGACGAGCGCGTCGAACTGCTCAAGAAAATGTGGGGCGAAGGCCAGTCGGCCAGCCAGATCGCCAAGGAACTGGGCGGCGTGACCCGCAACGCTGTGATCGGCAAGGTGCACCGCCTCGGCCTGTCCAACCGCAACAGCGGCACAACCAAGGCGGCCGAGCCGAAGGAAAAGCCCGCAGCAGCCCCTGCCGCGGCGCCGAAACCTGCGGCCGCAGCCAAGCCCAAGCCGCAGCCCAAGACCGAGCCGGCCCGCCCCGCAGCGGCCCAGCCCGCAGCGGCCGAGGCCAAGCCCGCCACCCCGGCACGCCGCCAGATCATCCCGGCCGGCCAGCCGCTGCCGCCGCAGCCTTCGGCCAATGAAATCAGCCCCGAGGCGCTGGCCAAGGTCAACGAGATCGAGAAGAAGGCCAAGAAGCTGGGCCTGATGGAGCTGACCGAGCGCACCTGCAAATGGCCGGTCGGCGACCCGGCGACCGAGGATTTCTGGTTCTGCGGCCTGCCCTCGCAGCAGGGCAAGCCCTATTGCGAGGCGCATGTGGGCGTGGCGTTCCAGCCGATGTCCTCGCGCCGCGACCGCCGCCGCTGAGCGGCCCGCATCAGCAATGTAACAAACCCGCGCCATCCAGCGCGGGTTTTTCTTTTGGCATGCCCGGTTTGCGGTCCGGCCACGCCGGGCTTCCGCCGCGGATCAGTTCGCCGCCGGGCCTTCGGAGGTGAAGTTCGGGATCACGCTGTCCGAGGCGTCCTCCGGCTCGATGCCCGGCCAGTTGCCCTCCGCCAGGGCGATGTTGCCGGGAATGTCCGCTTCCCAGAAGCCGACGACATTCTTTGTGATGTTCAGGTACAGCTTGTCATCGACGATGCGCCACAGGTTCGGGTTGGCCGGCACCTTGCCGCCCTTGGACACGCCATAGGCGCAGTGGCCGTCATACTGCGGTGCGTAAAAAGCCGGGTTTGCCAGAAACTTGTCGCGGTTTTCTGCCGTCGAAAAGGCCCAGGTGGCGCCGTTGTACCCGGCAGTGAACTCTGCATGGCCCCGCACCGGTGCGGTCTGGGGCGCGCCGACCGGGTTCATGTCCAGGCTGCGGTAGGCCACCACATCATAGCCGGACACGGCAAACCCGGTGCCGTCGACATATTGCTCGCCCGCAAAGGCCGGCAGGGCAAAGGACAGCGCTGCGGCAGCAGCAAATGCAAAACGCTTCATGAAATCATCCCTTTCATCGGTGATCGTTTGTTTCCGGGGCCGGCCTTCTGTCCCGGCTTCGGGTCAGACATTATAGGCTTGGCTGAAAATGCGAAGGGGGGCTCACGCGGCTGTGTGCACAGACGAGACCTCGTGAGCACCATGAAAATTTCCTCCCCCCATACCTTCCAGTCATTGGAATTTCGAAATATCCTCTTATCTCTGCCAAGGCCGATTGCCGCAGCGCGTGCGATTGACCGCCAACAGGAACAACCAGAGCAAGGCCCGACAGATGAGCGACACCCCCTATACCCCGCCGAAAGTCTGGAAGTGGGAGCAAGAGAACGGCGGCGAGTTTGCCTCCACCAACCGCCCCGTGGCCGGCGCCACCCACGACAAGGAGCTGCCGACCGGCAAACACCCGCT harbors:
- a CDS encoding GcrA family cell cycle regulator; protein product: MSWTDERVELLKKMWGEGQSASQIAKELGGVTRNAVIGKVHRLGLSNRNSGTTKAAEPKEKPAAAPAAAPKPAAAAKPKPQPKTEPARPAAAQPAAAEAKPATPARRQIIPAGQPLPPQPSANEISPEALAKVNEIEKKAKKLGLMELTERTCKWPVGDPATEDFWFCGLPSQQGKPYCEAHVGVAFQPMSSRRDRRR
- a CDS encoding YHS domain-containing (seleno)protein, with protein sequence MKRFAFAAAAALSFALPAFAGEQYVDGTGFAVSGYDVVAYRSLDMNPVGAPQTAPVRGHAEFTAGYNGATWAFSTAENRDKFLANPAFYAPQYDGHCAYGVSKGGKVPANPNLWRIVDDKLYLNITKNVVGFWEADIPGNIALAEGNWPGIEPEDASDSVIPNFTSEGPAAN